Below is a genomic region from Citrobacter europaeus.
TCGCCGCAAATCAACGCCACGCTGTTTGATTTGTTGTACGCCCATGTCATCGGGCCGCTGCGCCCACATCCTATTGGCCTGCTGAATGCCGAAAAGATTTTGCCCTGCGAACCGGGCGTAGAGTCCAGCGTGCTGGCGCTCAGTGCCTGGATGAACTGTCCGCAGGCGCTGATGTATTTTGATTTGCCGCTGCCGCCGACGAAGGATGGCGATGGCATGACCTTGTGCATTCCTTTCGATCGCGCTCCGCCGGGGGCACAGCATATTCACTCGGGTGATATTCGTCTGGGCTGTGTGCCAATCGTTAACCTTTTCACCCGGACCTCTGAGCCACTGAGCGCCGGGCATACCCGCAGCGAGCATCGGCTGGTGGCCGATCATCACGATCACCATGTACAGATCTACCGTGTACAGACGCTGTGGATGAGCCGCCGTGAGGAGGCCTGGTGCGTGCCTGCATATTACTCGGCCCGCGGGCATAGCGAGTCCCGCTGGTTCTGGCATGCGCGGCGCAACCCCCAGCAGGGCAATGCGCTGTGGTTAACCCTGGTGGACAGCCGCTTCGACCCGTTTGCTCCGGACGAAGAGACAAGCCTGACGGCGACGCTCTGGTGCAGTAACGGTAACAAGGCTGCACAGCTTTGTGCGGGAACGCCTCTGACCTTTGAAGTCCCTGGTCCGGTCGCGCAGGTGCATTTATTGGGAACGCCGACCACGCCTTCTGCGCCCGCCTTGCAGCGAGATGCGCGTTGGAAACTGCTTTCTTCGCTGGCGCTCAATCACCTTTCATTGACCGAGGGAGAGAGGGCTCTGGACTCGCTCAAAGAGCTGCTGGCGCTGTATGCCCCTTCCTCTGCGTCACCCGCCGTCTGGCAACAGATAAATGGCATCCGCGAGATGTGTTGCCAGCGGGTTAGCGAGCACCGCGGAGGCGATGCCTGGCGCGGCTGGCATAACGGTATTCGGCTGACGCTGACCCTCGACCCACAGGCATTTACGGGCAACAGTCGGCTGTTGTTTGCGGGGATTGTCGCCCGTTTTCTGGCGCGTAACGCGACCGCTAACTGCTTTGTACGTACGGTATTGCTGGATGAAGGGGAGGAGCTGTCGCTATGGACAGACGTCGAACAGACCGCGCTGATAGCGTAATGGCGCAACTTAAGGGCGAGCCGTGGCGCTTTTCGCTGGAGCAGTGCCTCAGGATTTTACAGGCGAGCGGTGACACGCCCGAGCTGTGGGGTGAGCTGGGGCTGGCGTTTGCGCCTGCGGAACTTGGCGCGCTGAACAACGACGTTCTCCAGGTGCGTAGCCTCGGGCCGGGAGGTGCGGATGGCGTACTGCCCTATGGCTGGCTGGAATGGCTGCAGCAGGCGACGCAGGATAAAAACAGCGCACCGCAGGATTTTATCTTTATGTTTCAACAGCGTTTTATTCAGCATCACTACCGAAGCCTGAGCCTGTATCGGCTGGCTACGCCCTACGCGCGCCAGGATAACGCGCCGGGGCAGTCGGTGATGCGGGCACTGTGTGGTTTCAGGCTTGATGCCATGGAAAAGCATGAGTCTGCACAGGTGCAGAGCCTGCTGATGCAATGCGGCAGCCTGACGAATCGCAGGCGTTCTGTGGCTGGATTTGTGGCGCTGGTCGAGGCCGTACTGAACGTCACCGTGCATGTCGAAGAGTTTGTCGGCCGCTGGCAGCCTTTGCCGCAGGCATCCATAAGCCGGACGGGATGTCGGCTGGGGCGCAACAGCGTCGCCGGGCGACGGATCTGGAATCAGCATGCGGCGCTGCGGGTGCACCTGCATGCTGAAAGCCCCACCCGGTGGCGGGCGTTTTTATCCGATGGGCAAGCCTTTCTTCAGCTCAGCAAACTGGGGCAAATCTGGTTTGGCCCAGGGATAACGCTGCAACTGATGATGCGCGGGACGCTAAATCTTGACCACTGCCTGAGCCGCGATACGCCGCCGCGTTTGGGCTATACCGCTCAACTGGCAGGGCGTAAACCCGCCGTGTTTCACTGCCAACAGCAACTTGAGGAGAACAACGCATGGACTTAAAAGCGCTGGTACAACGACTGAATCCGGTTTGCTTTCGTGCGCTGGAGCAGGCCGCCGAACGCAGCCGGGCGCAGGGACACTGGTTTGTTGAGCCGGAGCATCTGCTGCTGGCATTACTCGATGATGAACACTGTGATCTCGCGTATTGCCTGAGCGGCGCGGCGATTTCCGTCGACACGCTGCGCGAAGAGATCCATAGCGCCCAGGCGCAGTTTAAATCCGGCTGCACGCGGATGCCGGTGTTTTCCGTGCAACTGGTGGAATTACTGGAAGGAGCGGTTTTGTTGGCGGCTTTCCAGCGTTTGTTGAAGGTCCGTTCAGCGTTGTTGCTGCAAGCCTTACTCACCCGAGAACGTCTGCGCGCCCAGTTGGCGCAGGGAATGCCGCTGCTGTTGCAGCTTCCGGCGGGGGTGATGGAAAGCCAGTGGCAGAGCTGGTGTCGTGGCTCTGTTGAAGAATTAAGCGATACGCATACGGGAGAACACCCGGAGCGTGAAGGCGGCGTGCTGGATCAATACACCCACGATCTGACCCGTGATGCGCGGGAAGGGCTGATCGATCCGATCATCGGGCGCGACGCGGAGATCCGCCAGTGTATCGACATCCTGCTGCGGCGCAGGCAAAACAACCCGATTCTGGTTGGCGCGCCGGGGGTGGGCAAAACCGCCGTCGCTGAAGGGCTGGCGCGACGCATTGCCGAAGGAAGTGTGCCGCCGCCGCTGCGCGATGTCGCTCTGCTGTCGCTGGATCTCGGCCTGTTGCAGGCGGGCGCGGGCGTGAAAGGTGAATTTGAACAGCGGCTGAAAGGGGTGATCGACGCGGTAAAAAAATCCCCGCAACCGATCATTTTATTTATCGACGAAGCCCACACGCTGATTGGCGCGGGCGGCGCCGAGGGCGGCAGCGACGCCGCCAACCTGCTGAAACCGGCGCTGGCGCGTGGGGAACTGCGTACCATCGCCGCCACCACCTGGCAGGAGTACAAAAAATATTTCGAAAAGGATCCGGCGCTGGACCGGCGTTTTCAGCGTATCCAGATCGAGGAACCGGACGAGAACAGCGCGGTGGTGATGCTGCGGGCGGTGGCCGACAAGCTCGAGGCACACCACGGCGTGCAGATCCTCGATACCGCCATCCGCGAGGCGGTGCGTCTGTCGCAGCGCTACATCTCCGGGCGCCAACTGCCGGACAAAGCCATCAGCGTGCTCGACACCGCCTGCGCAAGAGTGGCGCTGGCGCAGCATGATGTGCCGCCCCAGCTTGAGGAGATCCGTCAGCAGCAGGCGGCCATCGAAGAAGAGAGTGAACGCCTCAACCGCGAGCTGCTGGTCGGCGTCGATCATCACGACAGGCTGTGCGAGCTGGAGGCGCTGGCGGAGAAGTTACGCTTGCAGGCGAGAGAAGTGGAAGGGCGCTGGCAGGATGAGCGTCAGCGGGTCGGCGAACTACTGGCGACGCGCCAGCGGATGCTGGATCTCAGTGCGCGGCTGGACGATGACGAGGAACTGGAGCAAGAGCTGGTGGAGTGCGCGGCGCTGATTGGCAAACTGGAAACCGCCGCTGCCCAACTGCGCGACGAGGTGCCGCTAGTGCCGGATTGTGTCGATCCCGCCACGGTGGCGGCGGTGATTGGCGGCTGGACGGGCATTCCGCTTGGGCAGATGCTCACCGACGAAGCCCACGCCCTGCGTACGCTGGTTGAACGGATGAGTGCTCGGGTAATGGGTCAACAGGCAGCGCTGGAGACCATCGCCCAACGCCTGCGCGCCTATCGCAGCGGCCTGACTGACCCGCAAAAGCCGGTCGGCGTGTTCCTGCTGGTGGGGCCAACCGGCGTGGGCAAAACCGAAACCGCGTATGCGCTGGCCGACGCCCTGTACGGCGGTGAACGCAATCTGATCACTATTAATCTTTCTGAGTACCAGGAGGCGCACACCGTCAGCCAGTTGAAAGGCGCGCCGCCGGGCTACGTGGGCTACGGCAGCGGTGGGGCGTTAACCGAAGCCGTGCGCCGCC
It encodes:
- the tssG gene encoding type VI secretion system baseplate subunit TssG; the protein is MDRRRTDRADSVMAQLKGEPWRFSLEQCLRILQASGDTPELWGELGLAFAPAELGALNNDVLQVRSLGPGGADGVLPYGWLEWLQQATQDKNSAPQDFIFMFQQRFIQHHYRSLSLYRLATPYARQDNAPGQSVMRALCGFRLDAMEKHESAQVQSLLMQCGSLTNRRRSVAGFVALVEAVLNVTVHVEEFVGRWQPLPQASISRTGCRLGRNSVAGRRIWNQHAALRVHLHAESPTRWRAFLSDGQAFLQLSKLGQIWFGPGITLQLMMRGTLNLDHCLSRDTPPRLGYTAQLAGRKPAVFHCQQQLEENNAWT
- the tssF gene encoding type VI secretion system baseplate subunit TssF, with the protein product MDDRLLENYLQELRWLRKASGEFAHRHPHVASRLRLSEFDCPDPHVERLLEGFALQSARLHQRLDDGFGELCESLLEQLSPHAIRPFPSSATASFTADPLAGDLSRGYALPAGTPLYALTESGETVWWRTALAQTLWPIEIEDVSWCDAAQARQLTGLMRARGALRIQLRCLPPHQFSTLAVTQLRIHLSGSPQINATLFDLLYAHVIGPLRPHPIGLLNAEKILPCEPGVESSVLALSAWMNCPQALMYFDLPLPPTKDGDGMTLCIPFDRAPPGAQHIHSGDIRLGCVPIVNLFTRTSEPLSAGHTRSEHRLVADHHDHHVQIYRVQTLWMSRREEAWCVPAYYSARGHSESRWFWHARRNPQQGNALWLTLVDSRFDPFAPDEETSLTATLWCSNGNKAAQLCAGTPLTFEVPGPVAQVHLLGTPTTPSAPALQRDARWKLLSSLALNHLSLTEGERALDSLKELLALYAPSSASPAVWQQINGIREMCCQRVSEHRGGDAWRGWHNGIRLTLTLDPQAFTGNSRLLFAGIVARFLARNATANCFVRTVLLDEGEELSLWTDVEQTALIA
- the tssH gene encoding type VI secretion system ATPase TssH; the protein is MDLKALVQRLNPVCFRALEQAAERSRAQGHWFVEPEHLLLALLDDEHCDLAYCLSGAAISVDTLREEIHSAQAQFKSGCTRMPVFSVQLVELLEGAVLLAAFQRLLKVRSALLLQALLTRERLRAQLAQGMPLLLQLPAGVMESQWQSWCRGSVEELSDTHTGEHPEREGGVLDQYTHDLTRDAREGLIDPIIGRDAEIRQCIDILLRRRQNNPILVGAPGVGKTAVAEGLARRIAEGSVPPPLRDVALLSLDLGLLQAGAGVKGEFEQRLKGVIDAVKKSPQPIILFIDEAHTLIGAGGAEGGSDAANLLKPALARGELRTIAATTWQEYKKYFEKDPALDRRFQRIQIEEPDENSAVVMLRAVADKLEAHHGVQILDTAIREAVRLSQRYISGRQLPDKAISVLDTACARVALAQHDVPPQLEEIRQQQAAIEEESERLNRELLVGVDHHDRLCELEALAEKLRLQAREVEGRWQDERQRVGELLATRQRMLDLSARLDDDEELEQELVECAALIGKLETAAAQLRDEVPLVPDCVDPATVAAVIGGWTGIPLGQMLTDEAHALRTLVERMSARVMGQQAALETIAQRLRAYRSGLTDPQKPVGVFLLVGPTGVGKTETAYALADALYGGERNLITINLSEYQEAHTVSQLKGAPPGYVGYGSGGALTEAVRRRPYSVVLLDEIEKAHPDVLEAFYNVFDKGVMEDGTGLIVDFKNTVMLATSNVGAELILDTPAGELNSERFNEALREELLTHFRPAFLARMTTVAYRALDEEILKGIVLAKLEKLAQRYLVATGEKLNMEDGLVERVMEKCKGVGARDVENLVVGEVMG